One part of the Leptolyngbya sp. FACHB-261 genome encodes these proteins:
- a CDS encoding lipopolysaccharide biosynthesis protein: MILVDKIGVKLKQQLRSKFIRNLGWLGGSEIAIRLVRLAVTVILARFLTPYDYGLGAVVLAVREFTQVFTRIGIGAKIVQADSEDLERLCNAGYWLNWVVFCGLFVGQCLVAFPVAWFYHDSKLILPICVSALVYLLTPMAAVQAALIHRENRLEIAALAKTLQNSSNYVLSALLACLGLGMWAIVLPGVLVAPVWVWVYYSHHSWQPTSGLTTKDWPEIFSFGRNILGVELLKALRNNLDYLIVGRFIGIAELGIYYFAFNAGLGISLSIISALNSALLPHLCAARSNWLEFRKRYWSSLKIIACIIVPLVVLQSSLASFYVPTVFGKEWTAAIPILIIICLSAIPRPFAEAASQLLTAVGKPNLDLRWNVLFTTIFAIGLLIGVRWQAWGVATSVLLTHAIFLPLFVIWATNHVFHSSKLLTSNV; encoded by the coding sequence GTGATACTGGTTGACAAAATTGGGGTGAAACTCAAGCAACAGTTGAGAAGCAAGTTCATTCGTAATTTGGGCTGGCTAGGCGGATCAGAAATCGCAATTCGGCTGGTGCGCTTAGCGGTAACGGTCATTCTAGCCCGCTTCCTGACTCCCTATGACTACGGGTTGGGGGCAGTGGTCTTAGCCGTTCGAGAGTTCACGCAGGTCTTCACGCGCATTGGCATTGGCGCAAAAATTGTCCAGGCCGATTCAGAAGATCTAGAGCGCTTGTGCAACGCTGGCTACTGGTTAAATTGGGTAGTTTTTTGTGGCTTATTCGTAGGCCAATGCCTGGTTGCCTTTCCAGTTGCTTGGTTCTATCACGATAGCAAGCTGATCCTACCCATTTGTGTCTCTGCCCTGGTTTACTTGCTCACGCCTATGGCTGCGGTACAAGCCGCTCTCATCCATCGGGAGAACCGTCTTGAAATCGCAGCTTTAGCGAAAACTCTTCAGAACTCCTCAAATTACGTTCTGTCTGCGCTACTGGCTTGTTTAGGGCTAGGAATGTGGGCAATTGTTCTGCCGGGAGTTTTAGTCGCCCCAGTTTGGGTTTGGGTTTACTATAGCCACCACAGTTGGCAGCCAACCTCCGGCTTGACAACCAAAGATTGGCCAGAGATCTTTAGTTTCGGCAGAAATATTTTAGGAGTTGAGTTGCTGAAGGCCCTGAGAAATAATCTAGACTATCTCATCGTTGGCCGCTTCATTGGCATCGCAGAACTCGGAATTTATTACTTTGCCTTTAATGCTGGTCTGGGTATCAGTCTCAGCATTATTAGTGCGCTCAACTCAGCATTATTGCCCCATTTGTGTGCTGCTCGTTCCAACTGGTTGGAATTTAGGAAACGCTATTGGAGCAGCCTGAAAATCATTGCCTGCATTATTGTTCCTTTGGTTGTTTTGCAGTCAAGTCTCGCGTCTTTCTACGTACCGACCGTTTTTGGTAAAGAGTGGACCGCTGCCATTCCTATTTTGATCATTATCTGCTTGTCGGCTATTCCAAGACCTTTCGCCGAGGCCGCTTCTCAGTTGCTAACCGCTGTTGGTAAACCAAATCTTGACTTGAGATGGAATGTGCTCTTTACAACCATCTTCGCGATTGGCTTATTAATTGGCGTCCGCTGGCAGGCCTGGGGGGTTGCAACTTCTGTTCTGTTAACTCACGCGATTTTTCTGCCCCTGTTCGTGATCTGGGCTACGAATCATGTCTTTCACTCATCCAAGCTGCTCACCTCCAATGTCTAA
- a CDS encoding glycosyltransferase: protein MPTISVIVPAYNAEQTISETIQSVQQQTFTDFELIVINDGSTDKTLDILEQIQDPRLKIFTYANAGLPMARNRGIGIATGEFITFIDADDLWVPDKLELQLMAIQKSPEIGAAYSWTAFIDAAGRFLYAREPIFLEGDIYPHLLVKNFISNGSNILVRRRVVECAGRFEPTLKSAEDWDYYLRLASRCQFAVVPKYQILYRQSSQSMTSKVDVMEKYNLQVIERAFQSAPLELQYLKKCSLANTYRYIAQLYSTHALNSQSIKQASQRLQMAIRLNPDLLMERKTQRLALRLGLLQLLPYQLASDWVGFLGKHFPTAASQVLSEEGVSLSLRPAAN, encoded by the coding sequence ATGCCGACAATCTCTGTCATCGTTCCTGCCTACAATGCTGAACAGACAATTTCTGAAACTATTCAGTCCGTTCAGCAACAAACTTTCACAGACTTTGAACTAATTGTCATCAATGATGGCTCGACTGATAAAACCTTAGACATTCTTGAGCAGATTCAAGACCCAAGGCTGAAAATCTTTACCTATGCCAATGCAGGCTTGCCCATGGCTCGTAATCGCGGCATTGGCATAGCTACAGGGGAGTTCATTACTTTCATTGACGCCGATGATTTGTGGGTTCCAGATAAACTAGAGCTACAGTTGATGGCGATTCAAAAATCTCCCGAAATTGGGGCTGCCTATAGTTGGACTGCATTTATCGATGCCGCAGGACGATTTTTGTATGCCCGTGAGCCAATTTTTCTAGAGGGTGATATCTATCCCCATCTACTGGTTAAGAACTTCATCTCGAATGGTTCCAATATCCTGGTTCGTCGCCGAGTTGTCGAGTGTGCTGGTCGCTTTGAGCCAACACTTAAGTCGGCAGAGGATTGGGACTATTACCTGCGCTTAGCTTCTCGCTGCCAGTTTGCGGTGGTGCCAAAGTATCAGATTTTGTATCGGCAGTCCTCACAGTCTATGACCTCCAAAGTAGACGTTATGGAAAAGTACAATCTGCAGGTTATTGAGAGGGCCTTCCAGTCGGCACCGTTAGAGTTGCAGTACTTGAAAAAATGTAGCCTTGCTAACACCTATCGATACATTGCTCAACTCTATTCAACTCACGCCCTCAACTCGCAGAGTATTAAGCAAGCTTCTCAACGGCTACAAATGGCAATTCGCTTAAATCCTGATCTTTTGATGGAGCGCAAAACGCAGCGGCTGGCATTAAGATTGGGGCTGTTGCAGTTATTGCCTTATCAGCTGGCAAGTGACTGGGTCGGTTTTCTGGGTAAACATTTCCCCACTGCTGCCAGTCAAGTGCTATCAGAGGAGGGAGTTTCTCTAAGTTTGCGACCTGCCGCTAATTGA